The following are from one region of the Anabas testudineus chromosome 2, fAnaTes1.2, whole genome shotgun sequence genome:
- the atp11a gene encoding probable phospholipid-transporting ATPase IH isoform X1 — protein MGMDFSTLRTLISRYCAGEENWVDSRTVYIGHKEPPPGTEAFIQQRFPDNRIVSSKYTFWNFIPKNMFEQFRRVANFYFLIIFLVQLIIDTPTSPVTSGLPLFFVITVTAIKQGYEDWLRHKADNAVNKCPVHVVQHGKVTRKQSRKLRVGDVVFVKEDETFPCDLILLSSSRDDGTCYVTTASLDGESSHKTYYAVQDTKAYRTEKEVDSIHATIECEQPQPDLYKFVGRINIYMDNEPVARPLGSENLLLRGATLKNTEYIYAVAIYTGMETKMALNYQSKCQKRSAVEKSMNAYLVVYLCILISKAVINTALKYAWQADTNRDEPWYNQRTETERQRHVVIRAFTDFLAFMVLFNYIIPVSMYVTVEMQKFLGSYFIVWDDEMLDEELGERAVVNTSDLNEELGQVEYVFTDKTGTLTENNMEFIECCVDGHVYVPNVICNGQVMPGAGMDMIDSSPGPEAREREELFFRALCLCHTVQVKEEDTVDGIKQGIHQGKSTSFYISSSPDEVALVEGVKGLGFTYLRLKDSHMEILNRDDEIESFELLEVLTFDSVRRRMSVIVRDSRGELYLFCKGADSSIFPRVVSGKVEQVRARVEHNAVEGLRTLCVAYRPLSPEQYQEVCHQLSGAKLALQDRDKRLAEAYDQIEKDLILLGATAVEDRLQEKAADTIESLHKAGIKVWVLTGDKMETAAATCYASKLFHRNTQILELTTKRTEEQSLHDVLFDLSRTVLRQHGTLPRDNFSSLSGDCTDFGLIIDGATLSAVMRPDQEDSNSGNYKEIFLEICRNCSAVLCCRMAPLQKAQIVKLIKASKEHPITLAIGDGANDVSMILEAHVGIGIMGKEGRQAVRNSDYAIPKFKHLKKMLLVHGHYYYIRISELVQYFFYKNVCFIFPQFLYQFFCGFSQQPLYDTAYLTLYNISFTSLPILLYSLIEQHINMDILKKDPSLYRDIAKNSLLQWSTFIYWTVLGVYDAIVMFFGAYFLFDNTTFTSNGQMFGNWTFGTLVFTVLVFTVTFKLALDTHYWTWINHFVIWGSLIFFVVFSLLWGGIIWPFLNYQRMYYVFMQMLSSGPAWLSIILLITASLLPDVVKKVIWRALWPTTTERIQSADKLYKGQLSEFTPLASLHAPSKTSSHRRGSGNQGNAQNPRRSEPFNKKIMFTRWQKTPDYSTFTPLLRFADGSRHLRQGRAYGEAGPETSV, from the exons TGTGCTGGTGAGGAGAACTGGGTGGACAGCAGGACAGTTTATATTGGACACAAAGAGCCTCCTCCAGGAACTGAGGCCTTCATACAACAAAGATTTCCAGACAACAGAATAGTGTCTTCCAAG TACACATTTTGGAACTTCATCCCTAAGAACATGTTTGAGCAGTTCAGGAGAGTCGCCAACTTCTACTTTCTCATCATATTTCTAGTTCAG CTGATCATCGACACTCCAACCAGTCCAGTCACCAGTGGGCTGCCGCTCTTCTTTGTCATCACAGTCACCGCTATTAAACAG GGTTATGAAGACTGGTTAAGACATAAAGCAGACAATGCTGTCAACAAGTGTCCTGTCCATGTGGTGCAGCATGGGAAGGTGACCCGCAAACAAAGTCGCAAGCTCAGg GTTGGAGACGTCGTCTTTGTGAAAGAAGATGAGACGTTTCCCTGTGACCTGATCCTCCTTTCTTCATCTCGAGATGATGGaacttgttatgttactacAGCCAGTCTGGACGGGGAGAGCAGCCATAAG ACATACTACGCAGTTCAGGACACAAAAGCCTACAGGACAGAGAAGGAGGTGGACTCCATCCACGCCACTATTGAATGTGAACAACCACAGCCCGACCTGTACAA ATTTGTGGGACgtatcaacatctacatggacaACGAGCCAGTGGCAAG GCCATTAGGGTCAGAGAACCTGCTTCTCAGAGGAGCCACACTCAAGAACACAGAGTACATCTACG CGGTTGCCATCTACACTGGCATGGAAACCAAGATGGCTCTAAACTACCAGTCCAAGTGTCAGAAACGATCGGCAGTAGAAAA GTCGATGAACGCCTACCTTGTGGTCTACCTGTGCATTCTGATCAGCAAGGCCGTCATCAACACAGCACTGAAATACGCGTGGCAGGCCGACACCAACAGAGACGAGCCCTGGTACAACCAGAGGACGGAGACGGAGAGACAGCGACACGTC GTGATCCGGGCCTTCACAGACTTCTTGGCCTTCATGGTTCTTTTCAACTACATCATTCCCGTTTCCATGTACGTCACCGTGGAGATGCAGAAGTTTCTGGGCTCCTACTTCATCGTGTGGGACGATGAGATGCTAGACGAGGAGCTCGGTGAGAGAGCTGTAGTCAACACGTCAGACCTGAATGAGGAGCTGGGACAG GTGGAATATGTGTTTACAGACAAGACAGGGACTCTGACGGAGAATAACATGGAGTTCATAGAGTGCTGCGTGGACGGACATGTCTACGTGCCAAATGTTATCTGCAACGGGCAG GTGATGCCTGGTGCCGGTATGGACATGATTGACTCATCGCCAGGTCCTGAGGCCAGG GAACGCGAGGAGCTGTTTTTCCGCGCGCTGTGTTTGTGCCACACGGTgcaggtgaaggaggaggacaCGGTAGATGGGATCAAGCAAGGCATCCACCAGGGAAAGTCCACCTCATTCTACATCTCCTCATCTCCAGATGAGGTGGCGCTGGTGGAGGGCGTGAAGGG GCTTGGTTTCACCTACCTGAGACTGAAGGACAGTCACATGGAGATCTTGAATAGAGACGATGAGATTGAGAG TTTTGAGCTTCTGGAGGTTTTGACATTTGACTCAGTCAGAAGGAGGATGAGCGTCATTGTCAGGGACAGCAGAG gtgAACTCTATCTGTTCTGTAAAGGTGCAGACTCCTCCATCTTTCCCAGAGTTGTCTCGGGAAAAGTGGAACAGGTCAGAGCCCGAGTGGAGCACAATGCAGTG GAGGGTCTGAGGACACTTTGTGTTGCCTATAGACCTCTGAGCCCTGAGCAGTACCAGGAGGTCTGCCACCAACTGAGTGGGGCAAAGCTGGCCCTACAGGACCGAGACAAACGACTGGCAGAGGCCTATGATCAAATAGAGAAAGATCTCATACTGCTGGGAGCCACTGCTGTGGAGGACAG ACTCCaggaaaaagcagcagacaCCATTGAGTCGCTCCACAAAGCCGGCATAAAAGTGTGGGTTCTGACTGGAGATAAGATGGAGACGGCAGCTGCAACCTGCTACGCCAGCAAGCTGTTTCACCGCAACACCCAGATCCTGGAGCTGACCACCAAACGCACTGAGGAGCAGAGCCTTCACGACGTGCTGTTTGACCTGAGCAGGACTGTCCTGAGGCAGCACGGCACTTTGCCAAGGGACAACTTCTCTAG tttatcCGGTGACTGTACTGACTTTGGTCTGATCATTGATGGAGCCACCCTCTCTGCGGTGATGAGGCCTGACCAGGAGGACTCAAACTCAGGGAACTATAAAGAGATCTTCCTAGAAATCTGCCGCAACTGCAGCGCTGTGCTCTGCTGTCGAATGGCTCCTCTCCAGAAAGCCCAG ATTGTGAAGCTGATCAAAGCCTCCAAGGAGCATCCGATCACGTTGGCAATCGGAGATGGAGCTAATGATGTCAGCATGATCCTTGAGGCTCACGTTGGCATCG gcatcATGGGTAAAGAAGGTCGTCAAGCAGTGAGGAACAGTGACTATGCCATCCCCAAGTTCAAACACCTCAAGAAGATGCTGCTCGTCCATGGACACTACTACTACATACGCATCTCTGAACTTGTGCAATACTTCTTCTACAAG aaTGTTTGTTTCATCTTCCCCCAGTTCCTCTACCAGTTCTTCTGTGGGTTCTCACAACAg CCTCTGTATGATACAGCCTACTTGACTCTGTACAACATCAGCTTCACCTCGCTGCCCATTCTGCTCTACAGTCTTATAGAGCAGCACATTAACATGGATATCCTGAAGAAGGACCCCTCTCTGTACAG AGACATTGCTAAGAACTCGCTGCTGCAGTGGTCCACCTTCATATATTGGACCGTGCTGGGTGTGTATGACGCCATTGTGATGTTCTTCGGTGCTTACTTCCTGTTTGACAACACCACGTTCACCAGCAATGGACAG ATGTTTGGAAACTGGACATTTGGGACGCTGGTCTTCACAGTTCTAGTCTTCACTGTTACATTTAAG CTGGCTCTAGATACTCATTACTGGACCTGGATCAACCATTTTGTCATCTGGGGCTCGCTGATTTTCTTTGTGGTCTTCTCTCTACTTTGGGGTGGAATCATCTG gcCCTTCCTCAACTACCAGAGGATGTACTACGTGTTCATGCAGATGTTGTCCAGCGGTCCAGCCTGGCTCAGTATAATCCTTCTTATAACAGCCAGTCTGCTGCCAGATGTGGTGAAGAAGGTTATCTGGAGGGCACTGTGGCCTACAACTACTGAACGCATACAG AGTGCTGATAAACTCTACAAGGGCCAGCTCTCCGAGTTCACCCCCCTGGCATCCCTCCACGCCCCGTCTAAGACTAGCAGCCATCGGCGAGGCTCGGGAAACCAAGGAAATGCTCAGAACCCTCGAAGGTCTGAACCTTTTAACAAGAAAATCATGTTCACACGCTGGCAAAAAACACCAGACTACAGTACCTTCACTCCCCTCCTCCGTTTCGCAGACGGCTCACGCCACCTGAGGCAAGGACGCGCCTATGGTGAAGCAGGGCCTGAGACCTCAGTCTAA
- the atp11a gene encoding probable phospholipid-transporting ATPase IH isoform X3, producing the protein MGMDFSTLRTLISRYCAGEENWVDSRTVYIGHKEPPPGTEAFIQQRFPDNRIVSSKYTFWNFIPKNMFEQFRRVANFYFLIIFLVQLIIDTPTSPVTSGLPLFFVITVTAIKQGYEDWLRHKADNAVNKCPVHVVQHGKVTRKQSRKLRVGDVVFVKEDETFPCDLILLSSSRDDGTCYVTTASLDGESSHKTYYAVQDTKAYRTEKEVDSIHATIECEQPQPDLYKFVGRINIYMDNEPVARPLGSENLLLRGATLKNTEYIYAVAIYTGMETKMALNYQSKCQKRSAVEKSMNAYLVVYLCILISKAVINTALKYAWQADTNRDEPWYNQRTETERQRHVVIRAFTDFLAFMVLFNYIIPVSMYVTVEMQKFLGSYFIVWDDEMLDEELGERAVVNTSDLNEELGQVEYVFTDKTGTLTENNMEFIECCVDGHVYVPNVICNGQVMPGAGMDMIDSSPGPEAREREELFFRALCLCHTVQVKEEDTVDGIKQGIHQGKSTSFYISSSPDEVALVEGVKGLGFTYLRLKDSHMEILNRDDEIESFELLEVLTFDSVRRRMSVIVRDSRGELYLFCKGADSSIFPRVVSGKVEQVRARVEHNAVEGLRTLCVAYRPLSPEQYQEVCHQLSGAKLALQDRDKRLAEAYDQIEKDLILLGATAVEDRLQEKAADTIESLHKAGIKVWVLTGDKMETAAATCYASKLFHRNTQILELTTKRTEEQSLHDVLFDLSRTVLRQHGTLPRDNFSSLSGDCTDFGLIIDGATLSAVMRPDQEDSNSGNYKEIFLEICRNCSAVLCCRMAPLQKAQIVKLIKASKEHPITLAIGDGANDVSMILEAHVGIGIMGKEGRQAVRNSDYAIPKFKHLKKMLLVHGHYYYIRISELVQYFFYKNVCFIFPQFLYQFFCGFSQQPLYDTAYLTLYNISFTSLPILLYSLIEQHINMDILKKDPSLYRDIAKNSLLQWSTFIYWTVLGVYDAIVMFFGAYFLFDNTTFTSNGQMFGNWTFGTLVFTVLVFTVTFKLALDTHYWTWINHFVIWGSLIFFVVFSLLWGGIIWPFLNYQRMYYVFMQMLSSGPAWLSIILLITASLLPDVVKKVIWRALWPTTTERIQMYTGFGYVPALLDVSQ; encoded by the exons TGTGCTGGTGAGGAGAACTGGGTGGACAGCAGGACAGTTTATATTGGACACAAAGAGCCTCCTCCAGGAACTGAGGCCTTCATACAACAAAGATTTCCAGACAACAGAATAGTGTCTTCCAAG TACACATTTTGGAACTTCATCCCTAAGAACATGTTTGAGCAGTTCAGGAGAGTCGCCAACTTCTACTTTCTCATCATATTTCTAGTTCAG CTGATCATCGACACTCCAACCAGTCCAGTCACCAGTGGGCTGCCGCTCTTCTTTGTCATCACAGTCACCGCTATTAAACAG GGTTATGAAGACTGGTTAAGACATAAAGCAGACAATGCTGTCAACAAGTGTCCTGTCCATGTGGTGCAGCATGGGAAGGTGACCCGCAAACAAAGTCGCAAGCTCAGg GTTGGAGACGTCGTCTTTGTGAAAGAAGATGAGACGTTTCCCTGTGACCTGATCCTCCTTTCTTCATCTCGAGATGATGGaacttgttatgttactacAGCCAGTCTGGACGGGGAGAGCAGCCATAAG ACATACTACGCAGTTCAGGACACAAAAGCCTACAGGACAGAGAAGGAGGTGGACTCCATCCACGCCACTATTGAATGTGAACAACCACAGCCCGACCTGTACAA ATTTGTGGGACgtatcaacatctacatggacaACGAGCCAGTGGCAAG GCCATTAGGGTCAGAGAACCTGCTTCTCAGAGGAGCCACACTCAAGAACACAGAGTACATCTACG CGGTTGCCATCTACACTGGCATGGAAACCAAGATGGCTCTAAACTACCAGTCCAAGTGTCAGAAACGATCGGCAGTAGAAAA GTCGATGAACGCCTACCTTGTGGTCTACCTGTGCATTCTGATCAGCAAGGCCGTCATCAACACAGCACTGAAATACGCGTGGCAGGCCGACACCAACAGAGACGAGCCCTGGTACAACCAGAGGACGGAGACGGAGAGACAGCGACACGTC GTGATCCGGGCCTTCACAGACTTCTTGGCCTTCATGGTTCTTTTCAACTACATCATTCCCGTTTCCATGTACGTCACCGTGGAGATGCAGAAGTTTCTGGGCTCCTACTTCATCGTGTGGGACGATGAGATGCTAGACGAGGAGCTCGGTGAGAGAGCTGTAGTCAACACGTCAGACCTGAATGAGGAGCTGGGACAG GTGGAATATGTGTTTACAGACAAGACAGGGACTCTGACGGAGAATAACATGGAGTTCATAGAGTGCTGCGTGGACGGACATGTCTACGTGCCAAATGTTATCTGCAACGGGCAG GTGATGCCTGGTGCCGGTATGGACATGATTGACTCATCGCCAGGTCCTGAGGCCAGG GAACGCGAGGAGCTGTTTTTCCGCGCGCTGTGTTTGTGCCACACGGTgcaggtgaaggaggaggacaCGGTAGATGGGATCAAGCAAGGCATCCACCAGGGAAAGTCCACCTCATTCTACATCTCCTCATCTCCAGATGAGGTGGCGCTGGTGGAGGGCGTGAAGGG GCTTGGTTTCACCTACCTGAGACTGAAGGACAGTCACATGGAGATCTTGAATAGAGACGATGAGATTGAGAG TTTTGAGCTTCTGGAGGTTTTGACATTTGACTCAGTCAGAAGGAGGATGAGCGTCATTGTCAGGGACAGCAGAG gtgAACTCTATCTGTTCTGTAAAGGTGCAGACTCCTCCATCTTTCCCAGAGTTGTCTCGGGAAAAGTGGAACAGGTCAGAGCCCGAGTGGAGCACAATGCAGTG GAGGGTCTGAGGACACTTTGTGTTGCCTATAGACCTCTGAGCCCTGAGCAGTACCAGGAGGTCTGCCACCAACTGAGTGGGGCAAAGCTGGCCCTACAGGACCGAGACAAACGACTGGCAGAGGCCTATGATCAAATAGAGAAAGATCTCATACTGCTGGGAGCCACTGCTGTGGAGGACAG ACTCCaggaaaaagcagcagacaCCATTGAGTCGCTCCACAAAGCCGGCATAAAAGTGTGGGTTCTGACTGGAGATAAGATGGAGACGGCAGCTGCAACCTGCTACGCCAGCAAGCTGTTTCACCGCAACACCCAGATCCTGGAGCTGACCACCAAACGCACTGAGGAGCAGAGCCTTCACGACGTGCTGTTTGACCTGAGCAGGACTGTCCTGAGGCAGCACGGCACTTTGCCAAGGGACAACTTCTCTAG tttatcCGGTGACTGTACTGACTTTGGTCTGATCATTGATGGAGCCACCCTCTCTGCGGTGATGAGGCCTGACCAGGAGGACTCAAACTCAGGGAACTATAAAGAGATCTTCCTAGAAATCTGCCGCAACTGCAGCGCTGTGCTCTGCTGTCGAATGGCTCCTCTCCAGAAAGCCCAG ATTGTGAAGCTGATCAAAGCCTCCAAGGAGCATCCGATCACGTTGGCAATCGGAGATGGAGCTAATGATGTCAGCATGATCCTTGAGGCTCACGTTGGCATCG gcatcATGGGTAAAGAAGGTCGTCAAGCAGTGAGGAACAGTGACTATGCCATCCCCAAGTTCAAACACCTCAAGAAGATGCTGCTCGTCCATGGACACTACTACTACATACGCATCTCTGAACTTGTGCAATACTTCTTCTACAAG aaTGTTTGTTTCATCTTCCCCCAGTTCCTCTACCAGTTCTTCTGTGGGTTCTCACAACAg CCTCTGTATGATACAGCCTACTTGACTCTGTACAACATCAGCTTCACCTCGCTGCCCATTCTGCTCTACAGTCTTATAGAGCAGCACATTAACATGGATATCCTGAAGAAGGACCCCTCTCTGTACAG AGACATTGCTAAGAACTCGCTGCTGCAGTGGTCCACCTTCATATATTGGACCGTGCTGGGTGTGTATGACGCCATTGTGATGTTCTTCGGTGCTTACTTCCTGTTTGACAACACCACGTTCACCAGCAATGGACAG ATGTTTGGAAACTGGACATTTGGGACGCTGGTCTTCACAGTTCTAGTCTTCACTGTTACATTTAAG CTGGCTCTAGATACTCATTACTGGACCTGGATCAACCATTTTGTCATCTGGGGCTCGCTGATTTTCTTTGTGGTCTTCTCTCTACTTTGGGGTGGAATCATCTG gcCCTTCCTCAACTACCAGAGGATGTACTACGTGTTCATGCAGATGTTGTCCAGCGGTCCAGCCTGGCTCAGTATAATCCTTCTTATAACAGCCAGTCTGCTGCCAGATGTGGTGAAGAAGGTTATCTGGAGGGCACTGTGGCCTACAACTACTGAACGCATACAG ATGTATACTGGCTTTGGATACGTTCCTGCTCTGTTGGATGTAAGTCAGTAA
- the atp11a gene encoding probable phospholipid-transporting ATPase IH isoform X2: MGMDFSTLRTLISRYCAGEENWVDSRTVYIGHKEPPPGTEAFIQQRFPDNRIVSSKYTFWNFIPKNMFEQFRRVANFYFLIIFLVQLIIDTPTSPVTSGLPLFFVITVTAIKQGYEDWLRHKADNAVNKCPVHVVQHGKVTRKQSRKLRVGDVVFVKEDETFPCDLILLSSSRDDGTCYVTTASLDGESSHKTYYAVQDTKAYRTEKEVDSIHATIECEQPQPDLYKFVGRINIYMDNEPVARPLGSENLLLRGATLKNTEYIYAVAIYTGMETKMALNYQSKCQKRSAVEKSMNAYLVVYLCILISKAVINTALKYAWQADTNRDEPWYNQRTETERQRHVVIRAFTDFLAFMVLFNYIIPVSMYVTVEMQKFLGSYFIVWDDEMLDEELGERAVVNTSDLNEELGQVEYVFTDKTGTLTENNMEFIECCVDGHVYVPNVICNGQVMPGAGMDMIDSSPGPEAREREELFFRALCLCHTVQVKEEDTVDGIKQGIHQGKSTSFYISSSPDEVALVEGVKGLGFTYLRLKDSHMEILNRDDEIESFELLEVLTFDSVRRRMSVIVRDSRGELYLFCKGADSSIFPRVVSGKVEQVRARVEHNAVEGLRTLCVAYRPLSPEQYQEVCHQLSGAKLALQDRDKRLAEAYDQIEKDLILLGATAVEDRLQEKAADTIESLHKAGIKVWVLTGDKMETAAATCYASKLFHRNTQILELTTKRTEEQSLHDVLFDLSRTVLRQHGTLPRDNFSSLSGDCTDFGLIIDGATLSAVMRPDQEDSNSGNYKEIFLEICRNCSAVLCCRMAPLQKAQIVKLIKASKEHPITLAIGDGANDVSMILEAHVGIGIMGKEGRQAVRNSDYAIPKFKHLKKMLLVHGHYYYIRISELVQYFFYKNVCFIFPQFLYQFFCGFSQQPLYDTAYLTLYNISFTSLPILLYSLIEQHINMDILKKDPSLYRDIAKNSLLQWSTFIYWTVLGVYDAIVMFFGAYFLFDNTTFTSNGQMFGNWTFGTLVFTVLVFTVTFKLALDTHYWTWINHFVIWGSLIFFVVFSLLWGGIIWPFLNYQRMYYVFMQMLSSGPAWLSIILLITASLLPDVVKKVIWRALWPTTTERIQRVRDRKGCERPLADQSSDSLIDGVAVTEA, translated from the exons TGTGCTGGTGAGGAGAACTGGGTGGACAGCAGGACAGTTTATATTGGACACAAAGAGCCTCCTCCAGGAACTGAGGCCTTCATACAACAAAGATTTCCAGACAACAGAATAGTGTCTTCCAAG TACACATTTTGGAACTTCATCCCTAAGAACATGTTTGAGCAGTTCAGGAGAGTCGCCAACTTCTACTTTCTCATCATATTTCTAGTTCAG CTGATCATCGACACTCCAACCAGTCCAGTCACCAGTGGGCTGCCGCTCTTCTTTGTCATCACAGTCACCGCTATTAAACAG GGTTATGAAGACTGGTTAAGACATAAAGCAGACAATGCTGTCAACAAGTGTCCTGTCCATGTGGTGCAGCATGGGAAGGTGACCCGCAAACAAAGTCGCAAGCTCAGg GTTGGAGACGTCGTCTTTGTGAAAGAAGATGAGACGTTTCCCTGTGACCTGATCCTCCTTTCTTCATCTCGAGATGATGGaacttgttatgttactacAGCCAGTCTGGACGGGGAGAGCAGCCATAAG ACATACTACGCAGTTCAGGACACAAAAGCCTACAGGACAGAGAAGGAGGTGGACTCCATCCACGCCACTATTGAATGTGAACAACCACAGCCCGACCTGTACAA ATTTGTGGGACgtatcaacatctacatggacaACGAGCCAGTGGCAAG GCCATTAGGGTCAGAGAACCTGCTTCTCAGAGGAGCCACACTCAAGAACACAGAGTACATCTACG CGGTTGCCATCTACACTGGCATGGAAACCAAGATGGCTCTAAACTACCAGTCCAAGTGTCAGAAACGATCGGCAGTAGAAAA GTCGATGAACGCCTACCTTGTGGTCTACCTGTGCATTCTGATCAGCAAGGCCGTCATCAACACAGCACTGAAATACGCGTGGCAGGCCGACACCAACAGAGACGAGCCCTGGTACAACCAGAGGACGGAGACGGAGAGACAGCGACACGTC GTGATCCGGGCCTTCACAGACTTCTTGGCCTTCATGGTTCTTTTCAACTACATCATTCCCGTTTCCATGTACGTCACCGTGGAGATGCAGAAGTTTCTGGGCTCCTACTTCATCGTGTGGGACGATGAGATGCTAGACGAGGAGCTCGGTGAGAGAGCTGTAGTCAACACGTCAGACCTGAATGAGGAGCTGGGACAG GTGGAATATGTGTTTACAGACAAGACAGGGACTCTGACGGAGAATAACATGGAGTTCATAGAGTGCTGCGTGGACGGACATGTCTACGTGCCAAATGTTATCTGCAACGGGCAG GTGATGCCTGGTGCCGGTATGGACATGATTGACTCATCGCCAGGTCCTGAGGCCAGG GAACGCGAGGAGCTGTTTTTCCGCGCGCTGTGTTTGTGCCACACGGTgcaggtgaaggaggaggacaCGGTAGATGGGATCAAGCAAGGCATCCACCAGGGAAAGTCCACCTCATTCTACATCTCCTCATCTCCAGATGAGGTGGCGCTGGTGGAGGGCGTGAAGGG GCTTGGTTTCACCTACCTGAGACTGAAGGACAGTCACATGGAGATCTTGAATAGAGACGATGAGATTGAGAG TTTTGAGCTTCTGGAGGTTTTGACATTTGACTCAGTCAGAAGGAGGATGAGCGTCATTGTCAGGGACAGCAGAG gtgAACTCTATCTGTTCTGTAAAGGTGCAGACTCCTCCATCTTTCCCAGAGTTGTCTCGGGAAAAGTGGAACAGGTCAGAGCCCGAGTGGAGCACAATGCAGTG GAGGGTCTGAGGACACTTTGTGTTGCCTATAGACCTCTGAGCCCTGAGCAGTACCAGGAGGTCTGCCACCAACTGAGTGGGGCAAAGCTGGCCCTACAGGACCGAGACAAACGACTGGCAGAGGCCTATGATCAAATAGAGAAAGATCTCATACTGCTGGGAGCCACTGCTGTGGAGGACAG ACTCCaggaaaaagcagcagacaCCATTGAGTCGCTCCACAAAGCCGGCATAAAAGTGTGGGTTCTGACTGGAGATAAGATGGAGACGGCAGCTGCAACCTGCTACGCCAGCAAGCTGTTTCACCGCAACACCCAGATCCTGGAGCTGACCACCAAACGCACTGAGGAGCAGAGCCTTCACGACGTGCTGTTTGACCTGAGCAGGACTGTCCTGAGGCAGCACGGCACTTTGCCAAGGGACAACTTCTCTAG tttatcCGGTGACTGTACTGACTTTGGTCTGATCATTGATGGAGCCACCCTCTCTGCGGTGATGAGGCCTGACCAGGAGGACTCAAACTCAGGGAACTATAAAGAGATCTTCCTAGAAATCTGCCGCAACTGCAGCGCTGTGCTCTGCTGTCGAATGGCTCCTCTCCAGAAAGCCCAG ATTGTGAAGCTGATCAAAGCCTCCAAGGAGCATCCGATCACGTTGGCAATCGGAGATGGAGCTAATGATGTCAGCATGATCCTTGAGGCTCACGTTGGCATCG gcatcATGGGTAAAGAAGGTCGTCAAGCAGTGAGGAACAGTGACTATGCCATCCCCAAGTTCAAACACCTCAAGAAGATGCTGCTCGTCCATGGACACTACTACTACATACGCATCTCTGAACTTGTGCAATACTTCTTCTACAAG aaTGTTTGTTTCATCTTCCCCCAGTTCCTCTACCAGTTCTTCTGTGGGTTCTCACAACAg CCTCTGTATGATACAGCCTACTTGACTCTGTACAACATCAGCTTCACCTCGCTGCCCATTCTGCTCTACAGTCTTATAGAGCAGCACATTAACATGGATATCCTGAAGAAGGACCCCTCTCTGTACAG AGACATTGCTAAGAACTCGCTGCTGCAGTGGTCCACCTTCATATATTGGACCGTGCTGGGTGTGTATGACGCCATTGTGATGTTCTTCGGTGCTTACTTCCTGTTTGACAACACCACGTTCACCAGCAATGGACAG ATGTTTGGAAACTGGACATTTGGGACGCTGGTCTTCACAGTTCTAGTCTTCACTGTTACATTTAAG CTGGCTCTAGATACTCATTACTGGACCTGGATCAACCATTTTGTCATCTGGGGCTCGCTGATTTTCTTTGTGGTCTTCTCTCTACTTTGGGGTGGAATCATCTG gcCCTTCCTCAACTACCAGAGGATGTACTACGTGTTCATGCAGATGTTGTCCAGCGGTCCAGCCTGGCTCAGTATAATCCTTCTTATAACAGCCAGTCTGCTGCCAGATGTGGTGAAGAAGGTTATCTGGAGGGCACTGTGGCCTACAACTACTGAACGCATACAG CGTGTGAGAGATAGGAAAGGGTGTGAGAGGCCCCTGGCCGACCAGAGCTCTGATTCCTTAATAGATGGAGTAGCCGTCACAGAGGCCTAG